In Coccidioides posadasii str. Silveira chromosome 4, complete sequence, one genomic interval encodes:
- a CDS encoding uncharacterized protein (EggNog:ENOG410PPES) has translation MMLDVQPDGFGPMEGVVAPQPREPQPVSFSRAETEDIAEAQSSEARLTHRDFIVGVDFGTTYSSVSVLCVPKGDAGDIAVRKDEIVNISNYPNAPSHHNESRVDVPTESWYTKRSPYCNPVYHDEVNDVDASDDAEASDDEGNNIVDSDTMDIDEVDDEEDERKSLYWGYEVRQAIRQHCEPNNLASPIHRFKLLLDRGELTRTIREELAPTVQTLKERKIIKGEIDLIADFLTKLFSHTKHQMRRQYQYEGTESIKFVLCIPAIWSQKACRVMQTAMTTALQRVEFITEAFHDVDNLLIVHEPEAAAFYVLAESRDIELGEAFVLLDAGGGTVDAVTYKVTSTLPLKLEREAGTPGGALCGSSYLNENFSRLIRDRLAGEYYLIDNGYPVERKIDFILEEFENRVKRTFNPREKRKIEVFMFDGLRENTEKKFRPHEMRVDM, from the exons ATGATGTTAGACGTGCAGCCGGACGGTTTTGGCCCAATGGAAGGCGTTGTAGCCCCGCAGCCACGGGAGCCTCAACCAGTATCGTTCTCTCGTGCTGAAACAGAAGACATCGCAGAAGCCCAATCGAGTGAAGCCCGGTTAACCCATAGAGACTTTATTGTTGGTGTTGATTTTGGAACAACTTATTCATCCGTCTCGGTTCTCTGCGTTCCGAAAGGTGACGCTGGTGACATCGCGGTCCGAAAGGACGAAATCGTCAATATTTCGAATTACCCGAACGCGCCATCACATCACAACGAGAGCCGCGTTGACGTGCCCACCGAGTCCTGGTACACAAAAAGATCGCCATATTGCAACCCAGTATACCATGATGAAGTCAACGACGTTGACGCCTCCGACGACGCTGAAGCGTCCGACGACGAAGGTAACAATATTGTCGACTCGGATACTATGGACATTGATGAGGTTGATGACGAGGAGGACGAGCGTAAGTCATTGTACTGGGGATATGAAGTTCGGCAAGCAATTAGACAGCACTGCGAACCCAACAATCTCGCAAGCCCTATCCACAGGTTTAAGTTGCTTCTTGACAGGGGTGAACTTACCAGAACAATTCGAGAAGAACTTGCGCCAACCGTGCAAACCCTTAAGGAGCGGAAGATCATTAAGGGGGAGATTGATCTGATTGCAGACTTCCTAACAAAATTGTTTTCCCACACCAAACACCAAATGCGTCGACAGTACCAATACGAGGGAACCGAGTCTATAAAATTTGTCTTGTGCATTCCTGCCATATGGTCTCAAAAGGCATGCCGTGTCATGCAAACGGCAATGACTACAGCGCTTCAAAGAGTAGAGTTCATCACGGAAGCTTTTCATGATGTTGACAACCTCCTCATTGTCCATGAACCGGAAGCGGCAGCATTTTATGTGTTGGCAGAATCTAGAGATATTGAG TTGGGCGAAGCGTTTGTCCTCCTCGATGCCGGTGGCGGGACTGTTGACGCTGTCACGTACAAGGTGACAAGTACCTTACCTCTAAAACTTGAAAGAGAAGCAGGAACCCCAGGTG GCGCCCTCTGTGGGTCCAGCTATCTTAACGAGAACTTTAGTAGACTGATCAGGGATCGTTTGGCCGGTGAATACTACTTGATTGACAATGGATACCCGGTAGAAAGGAAAATAGATTTCATCCTCGAggagtttgagaataggGTGAAAAGAACATTTAACCCTAGAGAAAAACGCAAAATAGAGGTTTTTATGTTTGATGGGCTGAGGGAAAATACGGAAAAGAAATTTAGACCGCACGAGATGCGCGTTGACATGTAA
- a CDS encoding uncharacterized protein (EggNog:ENOG410PTRD): protein MGRKKNSARKNKEPQWDEIDKHHLIGCLDHLLYDREITDSRAIREEIKSCLQRSRGKNFAIGRISEKLQEIQNEHAHGIRRGTLLTRGSKVLKDIDHEEVKRFAGELKSQHTASILQSDGRRLRNTPKRAELRAHLRPHANIVTRSMSAVRSMSETPTPNKVKRKRSTKTEKSERPYAETQLALGEKAPPEKATQLPITRGRSAYQVLGSRLHRELSVPDSQEAYSTTENGRSPQSRNVDSRRELEREQMNPTHHEYKMELMRLQKDLNTMQVQLEDAKKLRDAALGNLATTREKHDEAVQKIKALKCTIAEIDPERGNIANKVVYQEERILALERALQQTRISASFAGLRARSDYSPRESTVEELMQEIEGEMRQILFAFDACPKMHLINLKDRGESRTLLARSLDVDCSQMGSPGKLTVDLQYLGLRTIVHAITAAALCDWVFGHDFEHPPLLLDMYRRHLLLMGTQSSVQNLDLAAHKSLFESKEYQEVIIPLRAEHLADRLATALSPFSNGESGDWELDNHKKKDLMDCLTDIFELALKLKVHLLPSGKQYFCLLYPPGSKFDPKAMVPESRHGDRNIPYPDELSEIEICVFPAICARRKDDGGFISYQFTVQNSMRLEADVSVLQKAVVVVRYDRHNCFW from the exons ATGGGCCGCAAGAAGAACTCCGCGCGAAAAAACAAAGAGCCGCAATGGGACGAGATAGACAAACACCACCTCATCGGTTGCTTAGACCACCTCCTGTATGACAGAGAAATAACGGACAGTAGGGCCATACGGGAAGAGATCAAGTCGTGTCTCCAACGTTCACGCGGTAAAAATTTCGCCATTGGCAGAATTTCAGAGAAACTGCAGGAAATTCAGAACGAGCACGCCCACGGAATCCGGCGGGGAACACTTCTCACAAGAGGGAGTAAGGTTTTGAAAGATATAGACCATGAAGAAGTGAAGAGATTTGCGGGAGAGCTGAAGAGCCAGCATACTGCCTCAATTCTCCAGTCTGATGGCCGTCGTCTCCGGAACACCCCTAAACGGGCAGAACTGCGTGCACATCTGAGGCCCCATGCAAACATCGTGACTCGAAGCATGTCTGCTGTGCGATCGATGTCCGAAACTCCCACACCAAATAAGGTTAAGCGGAAACGCAGCACTAAGACTGAAAAGAGCGAAAGACCATACGCCGAAACACAGCTGGCCCTGGGAGAGAAG GCTCCCCCAGAAAAAGCTACCCAACTACCCATCACGCGCGGAAGAAGTGCATACCAAGTCCTCGGATCACGCCTTCACAGGGAGCTATCTGTACCAGATAGCCAAGAAGCCTACAGCACAACTGAGAATGGCCGGAGTCCACAAAGTAGAAATGTTGACAGCCGCCGAGAGCTAGAGCGTGAGCAAATGAATCCAACCCATC ATGAGTATAAAATGGAACTAATGCGGCTTCAAAAGGATCTCAACACTATGCAAGTGCAACTAGAGGACGCAAAGAAGCTGCGCGATGCAGCTCTCGGAAATTTAGCAACAACCCGAGAGAAACATGACGAAGCAGTGCAAAAGATAAAGGCGCTAAAGTGCACGATAGCTGAGATAGACCCAGAACGAGGAAACATCGCTAACAAGGTAGTGTACCAAGAAGAGAGGATACTCGCTCTGGAGCGTGCGCTTCAACAGACACGAATATCCGCCTCTTTCGCAGGGCTGCGCGCGCGAAGTGATTACAGTCCCCGAGAAAGTACTGTTGAGGAGCTCATGCAAGAAATTGAAGGTGAAATGCGACAAATTTTATTTGCTTTTGATGCCTGCCCAAAAATGCATTTAATCAACCTCAAGGATAGGGGTGAATCAAGGACTCTTTTGGCCCGAAGTCTTGATGTGGATTGTAGCCAAATGGGCTCTCCCGGAAAGTTGACTGTCGACCTGCAATATCTCGGTCTGAGAACTATTGTTCATGCGATTACTGCTGCCGCACTGTGTGATTGGGTATTTGGGCATGATTTTGAACACCCTCCGCTCTTGCTCGACATGTATCGACGCCATCTATTGCTAATGG GCACGCAGTCATCGGTGCAAAATCTAGACCTTGCTGCTCACAAGAGTCTCTTTGAAAGTAAAGAATATCAAGAAGTCATTATTCCTCTGCGGGCAGAGCATCTAGCAGACCGCCTGGCTACGGCGCTCTCTCCGTTTTCCAATGGCGAATCTGGGGACTGGGAACTAGACAAccataaaaaaaaagacttGATGGATTGTTTGACAGACATATTTGAATTGGCTCTGAAGCTTAAAGTACATCTTTTACCCAGCGGCAAGCAATATTTTTGCCTACTCTACCCTCCTGGGTCAAAATTTGACCCAAAGGCTATGGTGCCTGAAAGCAGACATGGGGATCGGAATATTCCATATCCTGATGAATTATCGGAGATCGAAATATGCGTTTTTCCAGCAATATGTGCCCGCAGGAAGGATGATGGAGGGTTCATCAGTTATCAGTTCACAGTTCAAAACAGCATGCGCCTTGAAGCAGATGTTTCTGTTCTTCAAAAGGCAGTTGTGGTTGTGAGATATGACCGACACAACTGTTTCTGGTGA
- a CDS encoding uncharacterized protein (EggNog:ENOG410PSIC), with product MGPKKKLSREKERRLVDQHNIKFDGPIQPSEWPTSYAQIFRKVRDIEKVRSDEYCSSQRNDLLEAQRNRNFNRASNLVNAAYECRISSLDEENWRRKTEDFLLKRFSSDSKCELCRKYRWISEFRVAAPSFVALETFPDSARKICLCSYNQTGVVNRETLRKPFVWRTNAPVVHDAISEIGTRQPDIIVGLSETPELKNASEEYQGLVFSPIKGEGCGVFHFLILEAKSESGGPGFSSVEIQTAFPIKTVLNVQKALNEATGNTILPLVWFLAYQGDEWRVYACYLDGDKTRVIDLWHGTILRHDCALQLLLIIDFIWDWARNVYRREIFRCLGIGNRVNQFTGSSIENDIFFDSDILDEGSDFETESTMNADDLSATASGVFDMSISPVDECDDARIESTISTPDIINLSTPARDDIDLITANPDGTQHPASHALDVAPHADMCLGRHEESNAGPVIRNANQVFFSFRHLMLPESRDSLIEILAAIKPGVSIIDNARYLLTFLDTESAVVVTRLFVTDLEELWTETRSGRSELLDGAVVAHISFRTYFRPTDWHLVRQLSCITASCEAINALASIVWDGFSSLCRELGRAPKPTLDIARDLRLLFGADSAGAAAVNLCLSLQFAEGHYRWIKETRQSSNALWVALEEHIPGIPLSSISFHSSTVSIVVHDSCAIDTLDQFERFGMATRSDGAIILKRPIAWLQSCPKYCLVVFDNSDIEDPDNVRHKLLQVLSNKGLYLENGYRKEEADQEALELWLENYIS from the exons ATGGGCCCAAAGAAGAAATTAAGTCGAGAGAAAGAGCGTCGACTAGTAGACCAACACAATATTAAATTCGATGGACCAATCCAACCGTCAGAATGGCCGACTTCCTACGCGCAGATATTTAGAAAGGTCCGTGATATTGAGAAAGTGAGATCCGACGAGTATTGCTCTAGCCAGCGCAATGATCTGCTCGAAGCGCAGCGGAACAGAAACTTTAACAGGGCTAGTAATCTTGTGAATGCTGCTTATGAGTGTCGTATTTCCTCGCTAGATGAGGAGAACTGGAGGAGAAAAACTGAAGACTTTCTGTTGAAGCGATTCTCAAGCGACAGCAAGTG CGAACTATGCCGCAAGTATCGCTGGATTTCCGAATTCCGAGTTGCAGCACCCTCCTTTGTGGCTCTCGAAACATTTCCTGACAGCGCTCGCAAGATTTGCCTGTGTTCTTACAACCAGACTGGTGTGGTAAACCGCGAG ACACTCAGAAAGCCGTTTGTCTGGCGGACAAATGCACCGGTTGTGCATGATGCAATCTCTGAGATTGGCACTAGGCAGCCAGATATCATAGTAGGGCTCAGCGAGACACCTGAGCTCAAGAATGCCTCGGAAGAATATCAGGGACTTGTATTCAGCCCTATCAAGGGGGAAGGTTGTGGTGTATTTCATTTCCTCATTCTGGAAGCGAAGTCGGAATCGGGTGGTCCCGGATTCTCTTCTGTCGAGATTCAGACAGCATTCCCTATCAAGACTGTACTCAATGTTCAAAAGGCGCTCAACGAAGCGACAGGAAATACAATACTTCCCCTGGTATGGTTCTTGGCGTATCAAGGAGACGAGTGGAGAGTTTATGCATGCTACCTTGATGGAGATAAAACG CGAGTAATCGATCTCTGGCACGGCACTATTCTGAGACATGACTGCGCTTTGCAACTGTTGCTCATCATTGATTTCATATGGGATTGGGCAAGAAACGTTTACCGGCGAGAGATTTTCCGCTGTTTGGGTATAGGCAATCGTGTCAATCAATTTACGGGAAGTTCTATTGAAAACGACATCTTTTTTGATTCCGACATTCTTGACGAAGGCAGTGATTTTGAGACAGAGAGTACTATGAATGCCGACGATTTAAGCGCCACCGCTTCAGGTGTGTTCGACATGTCTATTTCTCCTGTTGACGAATGCGACGATGCTAGAATCGAGAGTACCATCAGTACTCCAGATATAATCAATCTATCAACTCCTGCTAGAGATGATATAGATCTCATCACAGCAAATCCTGATGGTACACAACATCCAGCAAGCCATGCTCTCGATGTAGCCCCACATGCTGATATGTGCTTAGGTCGACATGAGGAGTCAAACGCCGGGCCGGTCATTAGAAATGCAAATCAagtctttttctcctttcgcCATCTGATGTTACCTGAATCCCGCGACAGCCTGATTGAAATTCTCGCCGCAATCAAGCCTGGTGTCAGCATTATTGACAACGCCCGATATCTTCTAACTTTTTTGGATACTGAGTCGGCCGTGGTCGTGACAAGGTTGTTCGTCACCGATCTAGAAGAATTGTGGACAGAAACGCGTAGTGGGCGGTCAGAGTTGTTGGATGGCGCAGTAGTAGCCCATATTTCTTTCCGAACGTACTTTAGACCCACTGACTGGCATCTTGTAAGACAACTGTCTTGCATCACCGCTTCTTGCGAGGCCATCAATGCTTTGGCTAGCATTGTTTGGGATGGATTCTCTTCGTTGTGTCGTGAACTAGGACGGGCTCCCAAACCTACCCTGGATATAGCGCGGGACCTCAGGTTACTATTCGGGGCTGACTCTGCTGGGGCTGCTGCTGTGAATCTATGTTTATCTCTACAGTTTGCCGAAGGTCATTACCGATGGATTAAGGAAACCAGGCAAAGCTCGAATGCTCTCTGGGTCGCCCTCGAAGAACATATCCCAGGTATACCTCTATCTTCCATATCCTTTCATTCGAGTACCGTGAGCATAGTGGTACATGATTCATGTGCGATTGATACGCTGGACCAGTTCGAAAGGTTTGGCATGGCAACGCGATCTGACGGCGCTATCATCCTGAAAAGACCTATAGCATGGCTCCAGAGTTGCCCAAAGTATTGTTTGGTTGTCTTTGACAACTCCGACATCGAGGACCCAGATAATGTTCGTCACAAGCTTTTACAAGTGCTTTCCAATAAAGGGTTGTATTTGGAGAATGGCTATCgtaaagaagaagcagaccAAGAGGCTTTGGAGCTCTGGCTGGAGAACTACATCAGCTAG
- a CDS encoding uncharacterized protein (CAZy:GH47~EggNog:ENOG410PG1N~COG:G) produces MIPIPSPVPSSIPKIQHKFGEESSEARRVRTGRLDAVKGNFTHAWRGYKTRAWMSDEVKPISGEAHNPFGGWAATLVDALDTLWIIGLHDEFEEAVQAIAKVNFSRCALEEYSVFETTIRYLGGLLSAYDLSGEKYPSLLTKAIELGQMLYVAFDTPNRIPITHPNFIAAAKGAAQKPQDSALAAELGSLTLEFTRLSQLTNDPRYFDAAQRLMDIFEEHQSQTRIPGLWPVVINTRKLDFTRYGGFTIGGMADSLYEYLPKQHILLGGATKQYRKLYQNAMAAIKRHILYRPMTKGGEDILLPGNVWADGNIPLSELKADGEAQHLGCFAGGMVAIGAKIFNNPEEVDIARKLANGCVWAYETANQGIMPEIMHTVPCEDRDNCPWNETKWHEAVNRAYPFGNVPAEQKIRAKNLPPGVTKIGDARYILRYGRAKYTEKSIHSML; encoded by the exons ATGATTCCGATCCCTTCTCCTGTCCCGAGCAGTATCCCCAAGATACAACATAAATTTGGGGAGGAAAGCAGTGAAGCACGAAGGGTGAGGACAGGACGCCTAGACGCTGTGAAGGGGAACTTTACACACGCTTGGAGAGGATATAAGACACGCGCATGGATGAGCGATGAGGTTAAACCCATTTCGGGTGAAGCCCATAATCCATTTGGAGGATGGGCAGCCACTTTGGTTGATGCGCTTG ACACTCTCTGGATTATTGGTCTTCATGATGAGTTTGAAGAAGCTGTCCAAGCTATTGCTAAGGTCAATTTTAGTCGCTGCGCCTTAGAGGAATACAGTGTCTTTGAGACAACAATCCGATACCTTGGTGGTTTGCTCTCGGCTTACGACTTGAGTGGAGAGAAATATCCATCCCTACTAACAAAAGCCATTGAGCTGGGCCAAATGCTTTATGTAGCATTTGATACGCCCAACCGGATACCCATTACTCATCCAAATTTCATTGCTGCTGCGAAAGGTGCTGCACAGAAGCCCCAAGATTCTGCGCTGGCCGCTGAACTAGGGTCTCTGACATTGGAGTTCACCCGACTCAGCCAGCTAACCAACGACCCACGGTATTTTGATGCAGCTCAGCGCCTCATGGACATATTTGAAGAACACCAAAGTCAAACACGAATTCCTGGTCTGTGGCCAGTTGTTATCAATACAAGGAAGCTAGATTTCACCCGTTATGGTGGTTTCACGATTGGCGGTATGGCTGACTCTCTCTACGAGTACCTTCCAAAG CAACATATTCTACTAGGAGGGGCTACTAAACAATATCGAAAGCTGTACCAGAATGCCATGGCAGCTATTAAACGTCACATTTTGTATCGTCCCATGACAAAAGGAGGAGAAGATATCTTACTTCCAGGCAACGTCTGGGCCGACGGTAATATCCCCCTCTCTGAGCTAAAGGCCGATGGAGAAGCACAGCACCTAGGCTGTTTTGCTGGCGGTATGGTTGCAATTGGTGCGAAGATATTCAACAACCCCGAAGAAGTAGATATAGCTCGTAAATTGGCCAATGGTTGTGTTTGGGCCTACGAGACAGCAAATCAAGGGATTATGCCAGAAATCATGCACACAGTGCCATGTGAAGACCGAGACAACTGCCCTTGGAATGAAACTAAGTGGCATGAGGCAGTCAATCGAGCTTATCCTTTCGGGAACGTGCCTGCCGAACAAAAAATCCGAGCGAAAAATTTGCCTCCAGGGGTAACAAAAATTGGCGACGCTAGGTACATCCTTAGGTATGGTAGAGCAAAATATACTGAGAAGTCCATTCATTCCATGCTTTGA
- the NCS2 gene encoding cytoplasmic tRNA 2-thiolation protein 2 (BUSCO:444892at4751~EggNog:ENOG410PNNT~COG:J~TransMembrane:1 (i60-82o)~BUSCO:8121at33183), producing MIEKVRNMSCVDCRFAPACVTVRTRNLCENCFIRFLQTKVLRRMERYRLRNAPKDRQRKLILPLSYGVSSLALLHIVSGLLLKQRTTGQKRTAFDLHVLIVDPVSLHPSKGAAASGRLAKIKEAYPDNTYSEVPLRSIFDYDPDIRGDISQHTGIPLGSNPSRSDEEILNLFRASFSTATARADIDGILLRRLIVAFAKSHKCDGILWGDSDSRLAAKTLANVAKGRGSSLVWNVCEGMSPWDIYFNFPLRDLYKSELEVYASYALRDLQQIIDQDPRNFEDLSNRHMSIEDLMSQYVLTQGAKYPGVMANIVRTVDKLTTPGVENAKMCILCRVPADENLNTASGSQMDIGSDGRTTTVPPSTCYGCMRTLLDMKAPTSNSG from the exons ATGATAGAAAAAGTGAGAAACATGTCCTGCGTCGATTGCAGGTTTGCCCCTGCGTGTGTGACTGTTCGGACTCGAAATCTCTGCGA AAACTGTTTTATTAGGTTCTTACAAACCAAGGTCTTACGCCGAATGGAAAGATATCGTTTGAGAAATGCCCCCAAAGACCGACAGCGAAAGCTCATCCTTCCCCTCTCATACGGTGTATCTTCCCTTGCACTGCTCCATATCGTCAGCGGTCTGCTTCTGAAACAGCGCACAACAGGGCAAAAGCGCACTGCTTTCGATCTGCATGTCTTGATTGTTGATCCAGTTTCATTACATCCATCGAAAGGCGCAGCTGCATCTGGGAGACTAGCCAAGATTAAAGAGGCTTATCCCGATAATACATACTCAGAAGTACCTCTCCGCAGTATATTTGATTATGATCCCGACATTAGAGGTGATATTTCGCAACATACAGGCATTCCTTTGGGGAGTAATCCATCCAGATCAGATGAAGAAATTTTAAACCTGTTCCGTGCTTCATTCTCGACAGCCACAGCCCGCGCAGATATCGATGGAATACTCCTAAGACGGCTAATTGTCGCGTTCGCTAAATCCCATAAATGTGATGGAATTCTATGGGGTGATTCGGACAGCCGGTTGGCGGCAAAGACATTGGCAAACGTTGCTAAAGGGAGAGGGTCTTCACTCGTGTGGAATGTTTGTGAAGGGATGTCCCCGTGGGACATTTATTTCAATTTTCCGTTACGGGATCTATATAAGTCTGAACTAGAGGTATATGCTTCTTACGCGCTGCGCGATCTCCAGCAGATAATCGACCAAGATCCACGAAATTTCGAGGACCTGTCGAACAGGCACATGTCAATCGAAGATTTGATGTCGCAATATGTCCTGACGCAGGGCGCGAAATATCCGGGTGTCATGGCCAATATCGTACGAACCGTTGACAAACTTACGACTCCAGGTGTGGAAAATGCAAAAATGTGTATTCTTTGCAGAGTGCCTGCCGATGAGAATCTGAACACGGCATCCGGATCTCAAATGGATATCGGATCGGATGGGCGAACGACTACGGTTCCTCCGTCAACTTGTTATGGATGTATGAGAACTTTGTTGGATATGAAAGCTCCGACCTCCAATTCAGGGTGA
- a CDS encoding uncharacterized protein (SECRETED:SignalP(1-19)~BUSCO:302127at4751~EggNog:ENOG410PFCR~COG:S~TransMembrane:7 (n5-15c19/20o185-207i219-238o253-279i291-310o322-346i367-391o411-428i)~BUSCO:4817at33183): MRWQLWGFLTALLAINGLANDVELNQDDSRRQQCSGMYGKKAWGGDVDPFIHVALEKLPPKEPSPLMSLIIFEWKDEGLIGRFAPGDKEKFQKETICDRHNVEAGLCDEQSLGAFILEPNATSRAQSALISMAVNLTSAKPIKYPIKKTGFYCVSTYAFTGDDYKGIVTFRNAYGELSAPQIPKLAFYGGLTILYAVIGIFWAFLYVQHRHDILPVQNYITAILVFLVVEQLMTWGFYDYQNRHGMNAMAKVLMFIVAVLNAGRNSFSFFLLLIVCMGYGVVKPSLGRKMIYVRFLAIGHFVFGVIYAVASLSIAPESAGPLVLLVVLPLAATLTAFYVWTLNSLSATMKDLVERKQRVKAMMYKKLWWCILGSIMVIFGFFFINSFLFASKRVVDYIPEHWKTRWFVLDGWLNIVYLFDIAFIAYLWRPTMNNRRFAMSDEIAQDDDGFEIRSLTSSLDDEERVGSNANNRPIGGAHAEHSPAPAAAESLSHPQQARHSIDADHFAVGEEDRWSDDESPRNSTERKGLMHKDD; encoded by the exons ATGAGGTGGCAGCTCTGGGGGTTCCTGACGGCGTTGCTAGCAATCAACGGTCTCGCGAATGATGTAGAGCTA AATCAAGATGACAGCCGCCGGCAACAATGCTCTGGTATGTACGGTAAAAAGGCCTGGGGCGGTGACGTGGACCCCTTTATCCATGTGGCGCTGGAGAAATTACCGCCAAAAGAACCAAGTCCGTTGATGAGCTTAATAATCTTCGAGTGGAAGGATGAGGGCTTGATCGGTCGATTCGCTCCAGGTGACAAGGAAAAG TTCCAAAAAGAGACCATATGCGACCGTCACAATGTGGAAGCCGGACTATGCGACGAACAGTCCTTGGGAGCGTTTATCCTCGAACCCAATGCTACTTCGCGCGCGCAGTCGGCGCTAATCTCGATGGCGGTGAATTTAACGAGCGCGAAACCGATAAAGTACCCCATTAAGAAAACCGGATTCTATTGTGTTAGCACCTATGCATTTACAGGGGACGACTACAAGGGCATTGTCACGTTTAGAAATGCATATGGGGAACTCTCCGCTCCGCAGATCCCGAAATTGGCCTTTTATGGCGGTTTAACAATCCTCTACGCAGTGATTGGAAT TTTCTGGGCATTTTTATATGTTCAGCATCGTCATGATATTC TCCCGGTGCAGAATTATATCACAGCCATTCTTGTCTTCTTGGTAGTCGAGCAGCTTATGACTTGGGGGTTCTACG ATTATCAAAACAGACATGGCATGAATGCGATGGCAAAGGTGCTCATGTTTATTGTGGCGGTCCTGAACGCTGGGCGCaattctttctcctttttcttaCTGCTCATTGTGTGCATGGGTTATGGTGTTGTTAAGCCATCTCTCGGCCGTAAAATGATTTACGTCCGTTTCCTTGCCATCGGTCATTTCGTTTTCGGGGTTATCTACGCCGTAGCCAGCCTCTCCATTGCGCCAGAGAGCGCCGGCCCACTAGTGCTACTAGTCGTGTTGCCTCTTGCTGCCACGCTTACCGCATTTTACGTATGGACACTGAACTCCTTGAGTGCAACAATGAAAGACTTAGTTGAGAGAAAACAAAGGGTGAAAGCCATGATGTACAAGAAACTCTGGTGGTGCATCCTTGGCAGCATTATGGTTATATTCGGCTTCTTCTTTATCAACTCCTTCCTGTTTGCAAGCAAAAGGGTGGTCGACTATATCCCCGAGCATTGGAAGACAAGATGGTTCGTCTTAGACGGATGGCTCAATATTGTTTATCTATTTGACATTGCATTTATCGCATATCTCTGGAGACCTACGATGAACAATAGGCGGTTCGCCATGAGCGACGAG ATTGCACAAGACGACGACGGTTTTGAAATTCGATCTCTTACCAGCTCTCTGGATGACGAAGAGCGCGTTGGTAGTAATGCCAATAACAGGCCCATTGGTGGTGCGCATGCGGAACATTCCCCCGCGCCAGCTGCGGCAGAATCCTTGTCCCATCCCCAACAGGCTCGCCATTCAATTGATGCCGACCATTTCGCTGTCGGAGAAGAGGACAGATGGTCCGACGACGAATCACCCAGGAACTCAACCGAGAGAAAGGGCCTGATGCATAAGGATGATTAA
- a CDS encoding uncharacterized protein (EggNog:ENOG410PW63~COG:S), whose protein sequence is MGTPSSQIPQFTLSDHDSTAVKYYLDTVIRFDLQAAALVFPSDEAVQRAAHGLLLDADITGPTELPDDLQGHFDNDLTLTELSDKKGRTTRSNQNAWISKYARSERKNPLYNEWKNMKAKLQREKERLRTELMRVARDRHFRSAGTERMNRYLKGTAEALHDHSTEYAG, encoded by the exons ATGGGCACCCCCTCATCCCAAATCCCTCAATTTACCCTCTCTG ATCACGATTCAACCGCCGTGAAATACTACTTGGACACGGTCATCCGGTTTGACCTGCAGGCTGCGGCTCTGGTGTTCCCGTCCGACGAGGCCGTTCAGCGAGCAGCTCATGGGCTGTTGCTCGACGCGGACATCACGGGCCCGACAGAACTTCCGGACGATCTACAGGGCCATTTTGATAATGACCTAACACTTACTGAATTGAGTGATAAAAAAGGCAGAACTACTAGAAGCAATCAAAACGCTTGGATTTCCAAATATGCTCGCAGCGAAAGGAAAAACCCATTGTACAATGAGTGGAAGAACATGAAGGCCAAACTGCAGCGCGAAAAAGAACGGCTTCGCACGGAGCTGATGAGGGTGGCAAGAGACCGCCACTTTCGCAGTGCAGGCACTGAACGAATGAACCGGTACCTGAAAGGGACCGCCGAAGCCTTGCACG ATcacagtacggagtacgccGGCTAG